A single window of Providencia alcalifaciens DNA harbors:
- the purL gene encoding phosphoribosylformylglycinamidine synthase produces the protein MEILRGSPALSAFRITRLLALFAEKQLPVTDIYAEYMHFAELSAPLSGSEQGKLNSLLKYGPSLAEHEPFGKLILVTPRPGTISPWSSKATDIAHNCGLTQVKRIERGVAYYIQADSLTSEQWSLVISLLHDRMMETVFASFEQAEALFVQQQPAPMKVIDIITGGRQALDTANKEMGLALADDEIDYLLEAFTGLKRNPTDVELYMFAQANSEHCRHKIFNADWIIDGETQPKSLFKMIKNTFEKTPDHVLSAYKDNAAVMEGSSVGRFFPEPDGRTYRYHQEDAHILMKVETHNHPTAISPWPGAATGSGGEIRDEGATGRGAKPKAGLVGFSVSNLRIPGFEQPWEEDFGKPERIVTALDIMTEGPLGGAAFNNEFGRPALLGYFRTYEEKVNSHNGEELRGYHKPIMLAGGIGNIRADHVQKGEITVGAKLIVLGGPSMNIGLGGGAASSMTSGQSAADLDFASVQRDNAEMERRCQEVIDKCWQLGDKNPILFIHDVGAGGLSNAMPELVSDGGRGGRFELRKILNDEPGMSPLEVWCNESQERYVMAVAPEQLALFTEICERERAPFAVIGEATEERHLTLNDEHFDNQPIDMPLDVLLGKTPKMLRDVTTLKAEPESLDRTAIDLTEAVKRVLHLPAVAEKTFLITIGDRTVTGMVARDQMVGPWQIPVADCAVTTASLDSYYGESMSIGERTPVALLDFAASARMAVGEALTNLACSYVQDLKRVKLSANWMSAAGHPGEDAGLYEAVKAVGEELCPALGLTIPVGKDSMSMKTRWQQNGEEREMTSPLSLIITAFGRVEDVRLTVTPELKTTADNGLLLIDLGQGHNALGGSALAQVYRQLGNKAPDVRDPALLLGFFNTIQKLLSEQKLLAYHDRSDGGLFVTLVEMAFAGHCGINVDISSFDEDTLAALFNEELGAVIQIQGADRQYVEQCFADAGLAGCVHYLGSATHDDAVIINSRDTVVYNGSRSALRECWAETTWQMQRLRDNEECADQEHDAKKDNQDPGLNVKLTYDIAEDIAAPYIASGVRPKVAVLREQGVNSHVEMAAAWDRAGFDAIDVHMSDLLAGNLSLEQFQALVACGGFSYGDVLGAGEGWAKSILFNNRVRDEFASFFNRPDTLSLGVCNGCQMMSNLHDLIPGAEYWPRFVRNRSERFEARFSLVEIANSPSLLLQDMAGSRMPIAVSHGEGQVETRAPAHLTQLENNALVAMRFVNNYGQVTEQYPANPNGSVNGITAVTSTDGRTTIMMPHPERVFRTVSNSWHPENWGEDSPWMRIFRNARKQLG, from the coding sequence ATGGAAATTTTGCGTGGCTCACCGGCACTATCAGCATTTCGTATTACCCGCCTTTTGGCGCTGTTTGCTGAAAAACAGCTCCCTGTAACGGATATCTATGCTGAATATATGCATTTTGCTGAGCTATCAGCCCCATTAAGTGGCAGTGAGCAAGGTAAACTGAATAGTTTGTTAAAATATGGTCCTTCTCTGGCAGAGCATGAGCCATTTGGAAAACTGATTTTAGTCACCCCGCGCCCAGGAACCATCTCTCCTTGGTCTTCTAAAGCAACAGATATCGCGCATAACTGTGGCTTAACACAGGTTAAACGTATTGAACGCGGCGTTGCCTATTATATTCAAGCCGATTCCCTGACAAGCGAGCAGTGGAGTCTGGTCATCAGCCTGTTACATGACCGCATGATGGAGACGGTGTTTGCCTCTTTTGAACAAGCTGAGGCGTTATTTGTTCAGCAACAGCCTGCCCCAATGAAAGTAATTGATATCATCACAGGTGGACGCCAAGCACTAGATACGGCTAATAAAGAGATGGGTTTAGCGTTAGCTGACGATGAAATTGACTATCTATTAGAGGCATTCACAGGGTTAAAACGTAACCCAACGGATGTTGAGCTGTATATGTTTGCGCAAGCAAACTCAGAACATTGCCGCCATAAAATTTTCAATGCGGATTGGATTATTGACGGGGAAACACAGCCAAAATCCCTATTTAAAATGATCAAAAATACCTTCGAAAAAACGCCAGATCACGTTCTGTCTGCCTATAAAGATAATGCGGCGGTAATGGAAGGCTCTTCAGTGGGTCGTTTCTTCCCTGAACCGGATGGACGTACTTATCGTTACCATCAAGAAGATGCTCATATTTTGATGAAGGTGGAAACCCACAACCACCCAACGGCAATCTCTCCATGGCCGGGGGCTGCAACCGGTTCTGGTGGTGAAATTCGTGATGAAGGCGCAACGGGCCGTGGTGCAAAACCAAAAGCAGGTTTGGTTGGTTTCTCCGTTTCAAACTTACGTATTCCAGGTTTTGAACAACCGTGGGAAGAAGATTTCGGTAAGCCTGAGCGTATTGTGACCGCACTCGATATTATGACCGAAGGCCCTTTAGGCGGAGCGGCATTTAACAACGAATTTGGTCGTCCCGCTTTATTAGGTTATTTCCGTACCTATGAAGAGAAAGTGAATAGTCACAACGGCGAAGAATTACGCGGTTACCATAAGCCAATTATGTTAGCGGGCGGTATTGGTAACATCCGTGCGGATCACGTTCAAAAAGGCGAAATTACTGTTGGCGCTAAGCTCATCGTTCTGGGTGGCCCTTCGATGAATATCGGTCTAGGGGGCGGAGCTGCATCATCCATGACATCTGGTCAATCTGCGGCTGACCTTGATTTTGCTTCTGTTCAACGTGATAACGCAGAAATGGAGCGTCGTTGCCAAGAAGTGATCGACAAATGCTGGCAGCTAGGTGATAAAAATCCAATTCTGTTTATCCATGATGTTGGCGCGGGTGGTTTATCCAACGCAATGCCTGAATTGGTGAGCGATGGCGGTCGTGGTGGTCGTTTTGAACTGCGTAAAATTCTTAATGATGAACCGGGAATGAGCCCACTGGAAGTGTGGTGTAACGAATCTCAAGAGCGCTATGTGATGGCAGTTGCTCCAGAACAACTCGCATTATTCACTGAAATTTGTGAGCGTGAACGCGCGCCATTTGCCGTGATCGGTGAAGCAACGGAAGAACGTCATTTAACCCTTAATGATGAGCATTTTGATAACCAGCCTATCGATATGCCACTGGATGTATTGCTAGGCAAAACGCCAAAAATGCTGCGTGATGTGACGACACTGAAAGCCGAGCCTGAATCACTGGATAGAACCGCCATCGATTTAACTGAAGCCGTCAAGCGTGTTCTGCATTTACCGGCCGTTGCGGAGAAAACGTTCTTAATCACTATCGGTGACCGTACTGTGACGGGAATGGTTGCTCGTGACCAAATGGTTGGCCCATGGCAGATCCCAGTCGCTGACTGCGCGGTGACAACCGCAAGCTTGGATAGCTATTATGGTGAATCAATGTCTATTGGCGAAAGAACGCCAGTGGCACTGTTGGATTTTGCCGCTTCTGCGCGTATGGCCGTGGGTGAAGCACTAACCAACTTAGCATGCTCTTATGTACAAGACCTTAAGCGCGTGAAGCTATCTGCTAACTGGATGTCTGCGGCGGGTCACCCAGGGGAAGACGCGGGTCTGTACGAAGCGGTTAAAGCAGTCGGTGAAGAGTTGTGTCCAGCATTAGGTCTGACAATCCCAGTGGGTAAAGACTCGATGTCAATGAAGACTCGCTGGCAGCAAAATGGTGAAGAGCGTGAAATGACTTCACCATTGTCATTGATTATTACGGCGTTTGGTCGCGTTGAAGATGTTCGTCTAACAGTTACACCAGAACTGAAAACCACGGCAGATAACGGCTTGTTATTAATCGACCTTGGTCAAGGTCACAATGCGCTTGGTGGCTCTGCACTGGCGCAAGTTTACCGTCAGTTAGGTAATAAAGCGCCAGATGTCCGTGATCCAGCGTTGTTGTTAGGCTTCTTTAATACCATCCAAAAACTGTTATCTGAGCAAAAATTACTGGCTTATCATGACCGTTCCGATGGCGGGCTGTTTGTCACATTAGTGGAGATGGCATTTGCGGGTCACTGCGGTATTAATGTGGATATTAGCTCATTTGATGAAGACACCTTAGCGGCGTTGTTTAATGAAGAGCTGGGTGCAGTGATCCAAATCCAAGGTGCGGATCGTCAATATGTAGAGCAATGTTTTGCCGACGCGGGCTTAGCAGGCTGTGTTCACTATCTTGGTTCTGCAACTCATGACGACGCGGTGATCATTAATAGCCGTGATACAGTCGTTTACAATGGTTCCCGTAGTGCTCTGCGTGAGTGCTGGGCTGAAACCACATGGCAGATGCAGCGCTTACGTGATAACGAAGAGTGCGCAGACCAAGAGCATGACGCGAAGAAAGACAATCAAGACCCAGGTCTGAATGTGAAACTGACTTACGATATCGCAGAGGATATCGCTGCGCCGTATATCGCGTCTGGTGTGCGCCCTAAAGTGGCTGTACTGCGTGAGCAAGGGGTTAACTCCCACGTTGAAATGGCGGCGGCATGGGATCGTGCAGGTTTTGATGCTATCGACGTTCACATGAGTGATTTACTGGCGGGCAACTTGTCTCTTGAACAGTTCCAAGCGCTAGTGGCATGCGGTGGTTTCTCATACGGTGACGTATTAGGCGCTGGTGAAGGTTGGGCGAAGTCCATTCTGTTCAATAACCGTGTTCGTGATGAGTTTGCTAGCTTCTTCAATCGCCCAGACACCTTATCATTAGGGGTGTGTAATGGTTGTCAGATGATGTCTAACTTGCATGACTTGATTCCGGGTGCCGAGTATTGGCCGCGTTTTGTCCGTAACCGTTCAGAGCGTTTTGAAGCACGCTTTAGCTTAGTGGAAATTGCAAATAGCCCATCATTACTGCTGCAAGATATGGCGGGTTCACGCATGCCGATTGCGGTTTCTCACGGTGAAGGCCAAGTAGAAACTCGTGCACCAGCTCATTTAACGCAGTTAGAAAATAACGCGCTGGTGGCAATGCGTTTTGTGAATAACTACGGTCAAGTGACTGAGCAATACCCAGCGAACCCGAACGGTTCTGTGAATGGGATTACGGCAGTAACATCAACGGATGGTCGCACGACTATCATGATGCCGCACCCTGAGCGTGTATTCCGTACTGTGAGCAACTCTTGGCACCCAGAAAACTGGGGTGAAGATAGCCCATGGATGCGCATTTTCCGTAATGCACGTAAGCAATTAGGCTAA